Proteins encoded in a region of the Isosphaeraceae bacterium EP7 genome:
- a CDS encoding sodium:proton antiporter, which translates to MPRLPLRVAASACALLTLQAAVALGAHPAEPSHEVPHVAWGLPFGLLLAAIAVLPLLGRTHHWWERNRSKLLVGLVLGGLVLAHYATRGHGYHGAEPGASSVLAVLHHSVLGDYVPFVTLLFSLYVIAGGLRLTGDLPARPVINSAILGLGALLASLIGTTGASMVLIRPLLQTNRERVHVRHTVLFFIFLVSNVGGCLLPIGDPPLFLGYLQGVPFLWTLNLVGPWAVCVTTILATYYVWDRLAYRRETPRDLARDESIRVPVRLRGTINVVWLALAVLSVALIVPGRPLPGTTAIVPDYAREAVLLILAGLSLATTPRGLRRELEFNYTPIAEVACLFLGIFVTMQPPLELLEARGGDLPLSTPASFYWSTGALSSVLDNAPTYLVFLQLAQARQGPAEGQMVPLSGGRSVPQSLLAAISLGAVFFGACTYIGNGPNFMVKAIAERQGVAMPGFFGYMGYSLVVLLPPFLLVRLIFL; encoded by the coding sequence ATGCCCCGATTGCCCCTCCGCGTCGCCGCATCGGCCTGCGCCCTGCTCACGCTCCAGGCCGCAGTCGCCCTGGGCGCCCATCCGGCGGAGCCATCGCACGAGGTGCCGCACGTCGCCTGGGGCCTCCCCTTCGGGCTGCTGCTGGCCGCCATCGCCGTACTGCCGCTGCTGGGGCGCACGCACCACTGGTGGGAGCGCAACCGGTCGAAGCTGCTCGTCGGGCTGGTCCTCGGCGGCCTGGTCCTGGCGCACTACGCGACCCGCGGCCACGGCTACCACGGGGCGGAACCCGGCGCCTCGTCGGTCCTGGCCGTCCTGCATCACTCGGTGCTCGGCGACTACGTCCCGTTCGTCACGCTCCTCTTCAGCCTCTACGTCATCGCCGGCGGCCTGCGGCTCACGGGCGACCTGCCCGCCAGGCCGGTGATCAACTCCGCCATCCTGGGCCTGGGGGCTCTTCTGGCCAGCCTGATCGGCACGACCGGCGCATCGATGGTCCTGATCCGGCCGCTGCTTCAGACCAACCGAGAGCGGGTCCACGTCCGCCACACGGTCCTCTTCTTCATCTTCCTGGTCTCCAACGTCGGCGGCTGCCTGCTGCCCATCGGCGACCCCCCCCTCTTCCTCGGCTACCTGCAAGGTGTCCCGTTCCTCTGGACATTGAACCTGGTCGGCCCCTGGGCCGTCTGCGTGACTACGATTCTGGCCACCTACTACGTCTGGGACCGCCTGGCTTATCGCCGCGAGACGCCGCGAGACCTCGCACGTGACGAGTCGATTCGCGTCCCGGTGCGCCTTCGCGGGACGATCAACGTCGTCTGGCTGGCGTTGGCCGTGCTGTCGGTGGCCCTCATCGTCCCGGGCCGGCCGTTGCCGGGCACTACCGCCATCGTGCCCGATTACGCCCGCGAGGCCGTCCTGCTCATCCTGGCCGGGCTGTCGCTGGCGACCACCCCGCGCGGGCTCAGGCGAGAGCTCGAATTCAACTACACGCCCATCGCCGAGGTCGCCTGCCTGTTCCTCGGCATCTTCGTGACCATGCAGCCGCCGCTGGAACTCCTCGAGGCACGCGGCGGAGACCTCCCGCTGTCGACGCCCGCCTCGTTCTACTGGTCCACCGGGGCCCTCTCCAGCGTCCTGGACAACGCCCCCACCTATCTCGTCTTCCTCCAACTGGCCCAGGCCCGGCAAGGCCCCGCCGAGGGCCAGATGGTCCCCCTCTCGGGCGGCCGATCCGTGCCCCAGAGCCTGCTTGCGGCCATCTCGCTGGGTGCCGTCTTCTTCGGCGCCTGCACTTACATCGGCAACGGCCCGAACTTCATGGTCAAGGCCATCGCCGAGCGCCAGGGCGTCGC